Genomic segment of Geotrypetes seraphini chromosome 4, aGeoSer1.1, whole genome shotgun sequence:
aagatgaaagcagaaaccagagacaacagtcTACCCTTGGAGGGgggttctctctttctttctgccttagcCCTTTCTCTTACCATCATCATTCTGCAGCACATTGGGCATCCCCCCctggcaaatttaagaacccattgtggcccatgagTCAAAAATTTTGTccacccctgagctagatgcTAAGGAAATGTTTTCATCTGCTGAAGATGCTATCTATGAGGTCTCAAGTATTTAGGATATTTCATAAATTTTGCAATTAGAATAAGTATAAAGTCCAGATAGCTAGGCATCTTTTATTTTCCCCCATTAACTTTTTATATTTGCTTGATAATCTCCAGATTTAGTTCTGCCCAGTATTATGTACTTAGGGACAATATTTTGCCTTTTCTATTATTAATTTACTTTATTTCACTTTTATTTTCCCTATATTTTTCCCCAGCGTAATGCTTTGTTTGTGTTACTTTAAATGGGTTTAAAAAGGAGTTAGATGATGGTTTATAAACTTTTACTCCAGGATTCAAAAAAAGAAACAGTTAAGAATAAATTTTACCTTAATGTAGTCATAAACAAAGTCCAAAGCAATATCCCGATTCACTAGCTATCAAATACCAGTAAATGCATACTACTGATCCTACATACTGAAATCTCCTCACAAGTAAAGGgtaatggatttgatatactgcttttctgtgggtACAACTAAAGTGGATTACATATATAAAGTGAGTTTGGACTGTGTAGCAGAATACTTGCCCATATTTGATGCTAAATGGCAGATTTCTTAGAGAGATTTGTTCTCATCTGCTACGATTTCCTTTTATTTCTACTAGACCAGTGCAGACTGAGGGTCATGCCACCTTACCAGCAGATGTAggtaaaaaggaaaaattatgttcttacctgttaattttctttcctttagacgcagcagatgaatctagagcctgctggtagatgtgtgctatcccattggtctctggattcatctgctgctattgcTAAGGAAAGAAGAATTACAGTGAATCAGCAGTATATGAATGCTAAAGCAAATATAGATTtgtgctagaccaggggtaggcaattccattcCTCAAGATtcataggcaggtcaggttttcagaatatccacaagcTACCTGTGGGAAACCACAATGGTCAACAAACAACACTATATGTAGATTTAAGTAAGAGCACCTCAGCCAGAAAGGCCTCATGACTTCAGCTGTACCACCTCCAGTGAGGCTGGCAGCTGCTGTGCCCAACACAACCCAGCCCTTGCCATGTAACCTCTGCAGATCACCACCTGATCACCATGCATTGAGAAACAATAATGCAACCTCTTCAATATGCACATGTTGATGAGATCACATTGCCATATATCATACCGTTAGAATCACTACAATGTGAGGTCATCAAGTGCATGCAAAACTTACTCTACCTAAGAAGCAGCCACAGAAGCTGTTGAACTGGGAAGTAAGGAAGGTACCTGGCTAATATCTCCTATTTATGGTTAATGGGGCAATAAAGCTAGTATGCATCATTCCAAGAGATACTGACTGAAGGAGCAAAGGTGGGAAGAAGGTAGAGAACAGAAAAATGGAGATCAGTATActtgtttgcctagggcccaCAAAAAAATGAATTCTTCCCGTTTTAAGACTTATTGGTCAAATGAGGAAAGATAACTCCTGCTGGAACATCCTCACTACTATGGATTCATTTCTTTCTCCAAACAGAGACCTCCAAAAGGGTGACCCTTTATCCTTTACTTCTGCAAAACTTAGTCATACTCCGAAGAGGTAGCCAGCACAGCCATGGGCAGCCTTATAATCTGGCACAAAAATGTCTGCTGCTGTCACCAAAACTAACTCTTCCACAGCCTGCTTCACCTAAATTACTGAGGATTCTGATTCTGCACCTACATTTCAGATGCTCCATGGAGTTGCATATCACCGCTGCCATCACATTCAAGATAAAGAGAGCTAAGTGAAGCTAATGACACCCCAAGTCCCATATGCCCCACAGTGTTTGCCATCCAACATGTTCTGCCTGTTCAGAATAGGATTGCCAGCTCCCCTTCCCCCAGGATTCCTGACATACTCATCCTTGTCAGGGAATATCCACAGCATCTGGCTGCCCACTTTCTAATACAAATAGACCTACCTGCTTTTGCATTTTGAAGCTATAATCAGTCAGGCTCTCAGagaaaattgtgttttttttgttgttgtcttAACTGTCTTCTGCAAAAGCAATCCTGATGAAGGGATGGAAGGACACAAAGTAAAATACTCACCCCCTCTGGTAAAATGTATGTACTGAGCAAGCAGTAGTAGGCAAATGTCCGGGGCTATGGAGAAACATGGGGCCCTCTTGGCTCCACCAAGACAAAGGTAAGGGGACTGATCCCTGGGAGCTATCACAGGCAAAGGAATTCCTCCAGCACTGGGCCACAGGCTATAGACTGTACTCTGTGAGGAGGAGTACTTGATAGCgagcatggagaaaaaagaaattgtcaaatgggcaagagacGCTAGTAAGTGAGtcaacagaaaacaaacagaaatcagagcttgggaccaacacGATTTGaacaataaaatgaccagacaacaaaaggtagaaaaaataattttctattttgtatttacaatacatcagatttgaaatgtgcatcctgtcagagctgatgtTTGACAGAAATtagagctaggacctaacagtgtttgttttgtttatacaAGACAGCATCAGTATGGTGTTAGAGAAAACAAAGGGGGTGGGATAGGTGAAGAGGCTGCAAAATAAACCTAccagctaattttaaagctatatcaTAGAAAGTGAATTGAATCGTATCAAAAAAATCAGTTTAACTTgcaaaatcaaattgaattttttttcctgaattggtcAGCTCTAGTGGGGAGTCAGATCTGCCTTGAAGAATCTTGCTGTACCAATTCACCCCTTACCATCTGCTAGAGGGAGAAAAATACTGACTAATTACAGGCTGCACTATTTATACATTACTACCGATGTCATTAgcttctctgtctccatctgctggaagGTGGCATAGCCCATCAGGTTGAACTGATTTAACAAGATATAAAGGAAATTAGATTTCATTAAATGTCAGCAGTTATTCAAGAGATACTCCATTACATTTCTTTCCTAGGTATTTCCATGCCAAACTGCTTTGTAAACCACACCAACAAAGCATGATTATTTTGCATAGCTAGTGATGTTGATGTCAATACAGTTTAAATtttaacatataaaataaaagGACGTCAAATGCCATAGCTGATCTGTGCCTTTTATTAACTATGGACCACATTCAGGCTGCTAGAATACTACATAACCctcaaattttcaaaactaccTGCAAAACAATGCTTCCATACATCTGATCGATATGATTAATATAACAAAATGATTCTTATTAATGTACTTTCCAAAACTTAATTTTCTGATGCAAACATATTATATAAAGCTAGCCAGTAATAACTCACTTCTTTCTGAAAATAGATTTCCCTTTAATATTAGTTCTTTGACTTCATATATAATTttttccataaaaaaatattACCACTAACTTGACTTGCCTTTTAAGCATTAAAACAATATAAAGTTACTTTCTTTGTTGGTGGGAGTTTGAAATCAAACTGCTAAGtcaactgaaaaataaaatgaagagaaatgctgtGTCCAGCTGTGaatttaaacaaaaattaaaaaggtaagCATTAATAATTTTCCAGGTATTTTAATCACAACATCAAGAATATCTCAGTTTGAGTAAACCTTAACAAATAATATAAGATCTCTAAGTCAATATTGTCTTACAATGAACACAAAGGTATAGTTTAAATTTGAAGGTAAACATTTTACTACACCTATGAGGATCAGATTCAATCTCAACGGGTGGTACATATCTCccatagagagaaaaaaatacatattgtAGAGGCCAATTTAACCTTTTTCAATATGCAAATCTCCTTAATGAGGGCAATTAGTCAACTGTTGATGACCACAATGTAAGTATGCCTTCTATTTCCAACTATTTCCTGGAATTTTTACTCTTAGCTCAtcccttggggttttttttattttttggctgTGGAGGGGAGGAGTGTTTACCCTTTTCCAATAATTGCACCTATAAAATTCATACATTCACAACATAGCTAAACTGAGAATTTTAGCAAACCACTAACTGGAAAAAGGTTTACCAAATGAAAACTATGAACTTTCAACCATAAGAAATTATCTATAGGCACCAATCAATAAACCAAAAGAAAAGGGAGAAGGGGGGCGGTTTAAGAGATAAAAAAAGCCTAGTTACAGAAAAAACTTCAAATTTATTTAATGAAAAACTAGAAGTTAATAAAATTAGCAATACACTGAAAATTTACACAAACAGCAGCAGTACTATGTAGTGACTTACAATTAGGGAGGGGCGGTGGTCTAAAACCACTCTTCATGGCTTGTCAGTCAGAAAGGGGTGGGGAAAAACACAAAACAGTATCTTTCACTGTACAATCAATCTACAAACACAAAATTTGTTTTAGAATTTACATTTCTTTTATAATCATGgacttttttaaatataaaaaaaatgctCATCTGGACGTCTGTTTTCATATATacggtgtgtatatatatatatttcagtgGTTTACTGTtgattttcttttaaatatattagtTATAACATGCACCTACATTGTGTCCTTCAACAACCTTCCCTTGTATTAATGTTCATATGCCAAACCACCATCTACCAAAATAATTTGGCAGTAATTATCCTCGTTTAtgtaaaattaaatataaagGTTTTTCACCACTGGCCTGAAAATGTCCAACTGCCATTTCAACACATTGAAATTGTAACATTTATGCCTAAATTACCATTTTCTGCAAAGAGCTGTGCAATACTAGTGTCAAAGACAAGGCAGTCACTGTTCATAATAGCTGTTGCAATTCCCTCATGAATAGAGCGAGGTGTTGCTTCCCAAGTCAATCGCCGCCTATGACCATTCAGCTCCAGTCGATAAGCAAAGTTTTCAGCTTGCTTGCGTGTTCCTATCAGTTGTACAATTGCAAAGAACTGCTGGTGACCATCATATTTTTCCTGTTTCTCCAGAACCAGcatgaaatgaaaaccaaaacatGACTGCATCATAACCCAATCAACAGCACCTGGAAGATTAATGTCCGTAGCAAGAAAAACAATATCTTCTCCTTGTAATGTTGTTATAGATTTATGTTGATGCATTAGATGTGGCATTACAGCATCCAAAGAACCTTGCCATTTACAAGATGCCCCAGGGCAAGGACATGAATAAGGTCTAAACTCACAGAGCTCTTCATGGTCTGCTTTTTCTGTATGTGGTAAAGTTATCTCACATCCAGAGGAGGCATATTTACATGGAAACAATACTGAATTAGCAACTTTTTCCATAGCCAAGTTACGAATTGACCCGAGTGGGCCTCGGCATGTTGGACAACATGTGAGTTTAGGACGACAGTTGCTACAAACAAGATGACCACTCTGACACTGAAGAATAGGTGGTAACACATAGTCAAAGCACACTGGACACTCAAAGAGACTAGCCAAATCATTATTGGAAGCTGTAGTGCCAGTAAGAGCAGGTACCCTCTGGGATGGTGTACACTTCGATGTGCCTGTTGGAAGTGCTGTAGCAGTCTGACGGCTCATTTctgttaagaagaaaaaaaatatttactatGCAAATAATTTCACTATTTGTTTAAGTATGTTATGAGTTGCTGCATTGAAGCTATCAAAGCCTGACCAAATTTCAGTTCCAGCACCAAAACTGATGTTTGGTCTCATTTTGGTTAGAATCAAAAATGCCAGTGCATTTTCTGCTGAAATCAAAACTGTACTGTGCAGCACCTGCTCACTCCTCTCCTCGAGCCAAAGttccactaccccccccccccctttggtctacCATTTCCCTGGTATAGTGGCAAGCCAGGGCAGGAATGATGCCTGCCTTCAACTCAATCAAAAACATTCCTGCCCATGCCAGCTCCAATCTAAAAAAACCCAatatgtcttacctgataatgctcgttcctttagtcacagcagatgaatctagacgAGTGAGTTAAGTCCACCTACCAGGAGATAGAGAGCACAAAGTTGTGCTCTGGTATATATGCGATGGTCTGCTCACTGATACTCTAGTATTCCTCGTAAAAAGCAGTAGGATTAACCGAAGATGTTCCTTAGCAGAAGACTCCCTCCTCACAGCAGCTGAATCCACTTCAAGGTCCACCATCGGGTCAAAGCCTATGGGGCAAAAGGAACACCGAAAGCAACAGAAAAGGTGGGGCCCAGGATTCATCTACTGTGACTAAAGGAATGAATATTATCAGCTAAGACATAATGTTtatttccttgtcatcagcagcagatgaatccagacaagtGAGATGTAACAAAGCAATCCATAGTAGGGTGGAACAGAGAAAGAATAAAGTCTAAAAC
This window contains:
- the SIAH1 gene encoding E3 ubiquitin-protein ligase SIAH1 isoform X4; the protein is MSRQTATALPTGTSKCTPSQRVPALTGTTASNNDLASLFECPVCFDYVLPPILQCQSGHLVCSNCRPKLTCCPTCRGPLGSIRNLAMEKVANSVLFPCKYASSGCEITLPHTEKADHEELCEFRPYSCPCPGASCKWQGSLDAVMPHLMHQHKSITTLQGEDIVFLATDINLPGAVDWVMMQSCFGFHFMLVLEKQEKYDGHQQFFAIVQLIGTRKQAENFAYRLELNGHRRRLTWEATPRSIHEGIATAIMNSDCLVFDTSIAQLFAENGNLGINVTISMC
- the SIAH1 gene encoding E3 ubiquitin-protein ligase SIAH1 isoform X2, giving the protein MDPLDLGIEMSRQTATALPTGTSKCTPSQRVPALTGTTASNNDLASLFECPVCFDYVLPPILQCQSGHLVCSNCRPKLTCCPTCRGPLGSIRNLAMEKVANSVLFPCKYASSGCEITLPHTEKADHEELCEFRPYSCPCPGASCKWQGSLDAVMPHLMHQHKSITTLQGEDIVFLATDINLPGAVDWVMMQSCFGFHFMLVLEKQEKYDGHQQFFAIVQLIGTRKQAENFAYRLELNGHRRRLTWEATPRSIHEGIATAIMNSDCLVFDTSIAQLFAENGNLGINVTISMC
- the SIAH1 gene encoding E3 ubiquitin-protein ligase SIAH1 isoform X3 is translated as MKASVKEMSRQTATALPTGTSKCTPSQRVPALTGTTASNNDLASLFECPVCFDYVLPPILQCQSGHLVCSNCRPKLTCCPTCRGPLGSIRNLAMEKVANSVLFPCKYASSGCEITLPHTEKADHEELCEFRPYSCPCPGASCKWQGSLDAVMPHLMHQHKSITTLQGEDIVFLATDINLPGAVDWVMMQSCFGFHFMLVLEKQEKYDGHQQFFAIVQLIGTRKQAENFAYRLELNGHRRRLTWEATPRSIHEGIATAIMNSDCLVFDTSIAQLFAENGNLGINVTISMC
- the SIAH1 gene encoding E3 ubiquitin-protein ligase SIAH1 isoform X1, whose product is MTGKASYGVLYSWKGVLFTCLSGSKTRKNKEMSRQTATALPTGTSKCTPSQRVPALTGTTASNNDLASLFECPVCFDYVLPPILQCQSGHLVCSNCRPKLTCCPTCRGPLGSIRNLAMEKVANSVLFPCKYASSGCEITLPHTEKADHEELCEFRPYSCPCPGASCKWQGSLDAVMPHLMHQHKSITTLQGEDIVFLATDINLPGAVDWVMMQSCFGFHFMLVLEKQEKYDGHQQFFAIVQLIGTRKQAENFAYRLELNGHRRRLTWEATPRSIHEGIATAIMNSDCLVFDTSIAQLFAENGNLGINVTISMC